One Dermacentor andersoni chromosome 6, qqDerAnde1_hic_scaffold, whole genome shotgun sequence genomic window carries:
- the LOC140218899 gene encoding uncharacterized protein yields the protein MEVVEVEGTEIAPEEVTVEAGWLVSHRKQRQTTQASSLLIHGSLRATASARTESTEQSALRRRAPRQPRLPKNDIKIVIRPRDGFNVSKLGDTQIRDSILQITGITTKEAEDDIYRSCTDNNVIVVSTPMMSNAEKYCRIRSLPIGAVRYAATAYVTPPEDTAKGVIHNIPSYDTEEDVTNSLVYKKNPTILQARRMGNTNSVLIVFDGKQVPYHVYYRGAEYKCYLHKKRIEVCDICGTVGHRADVCPIPTQKKCKSCDTVNPPADHPCHPCCALCGKEHPTGDKSCHRRFQTPHLLLQRRWERLRLGQQGADQETGTSTSANGDSALPTPKSTLQPQAPERSNSRGRSRSRGRSRSRGRSQSQGRSHSRSGPIQHRRSSKETQASERPQLKCKTHPQRWTPQGSVPSPALFNVATAKLPPLLDKLPNLQHALYANDVTI from the exons ATGGAGGTAGTAGAGGTTGAAGGCACGGAAATAGCCCCCGAAGAAGTTACCGTTGAAGCAGGGTGGCTTGTCAGCCACCGTAAGCAACGACAGACTACGCAGGCATCATCCCTACTCATACACGGATCCCTCCGTGCAACAGCAAGCGCACGCACCGAGAGTACCGAGCAGTCCGCACTACGCCGACGCGCACCACGGCAACCACGACTTCCGAAGAATGATATCAAGATCGTCATACGCCCAAGAGACGGTTTCAACGTGTCCAAACTAGGAGACACCCAGATACGCGACTCAATACTACAGATCACGGGCATTACAACCAAAGAAGCAGAGGACGACATTTACCGCTCATGCACGGATAACAACGTCATTGTAGTTAGCACGCCAATGATGTCTAACGCCGAAAAATACTGTCGCATCCGCAGTCTCCCTATCGGAGCAGTCCGCTACGCTGCCACAGCATACGTCACACCGCCGGAGGACACAGCCAAAGGAGTCATACATAACATCCCTTCATATGACACGGAAGAAGACGTTACCAACAGTCTCGTTTACAAGAAGAACCCTACGATTCTGCAGGCCCGACGCATGGGCAATACTAATTCAGTGCTCATCGTATTCGACGGAAAGCAAGTACCGTACCATGTCTACTACCGCGGAGCAGAGTACAAATGCTATCTACATAAGAAGCGCATCGAGGTCTGCGACATCTGCGGGACCGTCGGCCACAGGGCCGATGTATGCCCCATACCAACCCAGAAGAAATGCAAGAGCTGTGACACAGTAAATCCGCCGGCTGATCACCCCTGTCACCCTTGCTGCGCGCTCTGCGGCAAAGAACACCcgactggtgacaagtcttgccATCGCCGCTTCCAGACACCACACCTCCTACTCCAACGACGATGGGAACGCCTACGGCTGGGACAACAAGGAGCTGACCAGGAGACGGGGACATCGACTTCTGCAAATGGAGACTCAGCTCTGCCAACACCGAAGTCAACACTACAACCGCAGGCTCCCGAACGCAGCAATTCACGAGGACGCAGTCGGTCTCGTGGACGCAGCCGCTCCCGAGGTCGCAGTCAGTCACAAGGACGCAGTCACTCCCGGAGCGGACCGATTCAACACCGCCGCAGCAGCAAGGAAACTCAAGCCTCAGAACGACCACAGTTAAAGTGCAAGACGCACCCCCAAAG ATggactccccagggttcggttccTTCACCCgccctgttcaacgtggcgacggcaaagctaccaccgctccttGACAAACTTCCGAACCTGCAGCATGCCCTGTACGCCAATGATGTAACAATCTGA